The Salvelinus fontinalis isolate EN_2023a chromosome 34, ASM2944872v1, whole genome shotgun sequence region cctttcCAGCCCTCCACTCTAGATGTCTGTTGACATGAAAAGCTCAAAGAGTCCCAGAATCGGGTCATCATCAAGGTCGGTCGTCAGGGAAACCCTCCACACTTCCCCCCTCACGAGGAGATGCAGATGGGCTTGCCATTCTTATCGTACTGGTATACCAGCATCTTGATGCAGTGGGAGTTGGCAGGGGAGATCCAGGGGCTACTGGTGATAGAGAAGTTGTGTCCAGCGTAGAACGGCGGCGGCTGCTTACGGCATCGGAACAACGTCCGGAGAACCGTGGCCGCCATGGTCCGGAAACGCTTGCTGATGAAACAGTAGAGAAAGAAGTTGACCCCGGTGTTGAGGAGAGCCAGCATGTTCGCCACATCGGTTAGGAGGTGCAGAAGGCGGGCGGGACCCGGGGAAGCCGGCGGCGCCGTGTACAGGTGGTAAAGGATCACGACGGTGCGTGGTGCCCAGAGGACGGCAAACACGGAAGTGATGGCGAGCAGGATGGCGGTGGTCTTGCCCGTGGAGTAGCCGCGCAGGCGGAAGCAGCTGCGACGGCGCTGGAGCTTCCTGACGATCATTGCATTGAGCGAGAAGAAGACGGAGCAGGGGAGGAGATAGACAGTCGCGCAGTGCACCCAGACTAGCACATGCTGCgcagcactactactactcccCCTTCCTCCACTTCCTGTACCACCTCCAGGTAAACCATGCCACAGCTCAGGCCACCAGTAGTAAGGCGCTGCAGACACCAAACACCCCATATAGACGCCCATGATGACCCGCCGTGTGCGGGCCGGGTAGGAAACGCTATGATACTTCAACGGGTGACAGACTGCAATATAACGGTCAACGGTCAAGGGGACCGTGATCCAGATGGAGGTGTGGATGGAGGAGAACTCCAGGACCTGGACTGCCttgttgagggaggggggaaggggcGCGCCCAAAATGAAGTCTTCCAATATGAAGTCGACGAAGACGATGAGCAGGAGGACCAGGATGTCAGCGGCGGCAAGCGCCAGAAGGTAGTTATAGGAGGACTTCTGACGCCGTAACACCAGCTGGGAGAGGATGATGACAGTGAGTATGTTGGCTggatgagggggagggggaaggTTATGAGGGTGACACAAGGGAATAGGTTTGGGAGATGAAGGGGGGGAAGGGATAGGATGGGGAGGCACCGATGGGTGGTTTATGGAGGGaatgaaaggagagaagaggaggagagtggcCGAGAAATTGAATAGGTGAGAGTTGAGAAAGGAAgacgagagggagagatagaaaggaGAGTGGAAACAAGTTGTTGCAACGAAAGAAAGGAACGGATGTGAGGGGGGAGAGTATGAGCCAAGGGTCAGATATATGGGGAGATGAatggagacagagatagaaaggagAGGAAAGTGATGGGGAAATTACATGAGAGTAAAAGCATGGAAGTGAAGAAAAAATTATGATGAGAGGTTGAAATTGAAAGTGGAATGAAAAGGGGTTATGCCAAAGGAaaatgaaagagagaggaagagagttagTTTTACTGGGGAGGTCATTGACAAAGGAACAACACTCAttcagccaatcagaaacagCACACACTCTACCTATATagagcacacccacacacacacacacacacacacacacacacacacacacacacacacacacacacacacacacacacacacacacacacacacacacacacacacacacacacacacacacacacacacacacacacacgtctacacACAGTTTAATTTGTCTTCCATTTATTGGCATAAGAGGACCAAATAACAACCCTTTACATAACCCTAACAAGTGTTGTGTTcgagaccacttaaagcaagactgaTTCAAGACCAAGATCGGAGCAAATTGAATCTGAGTCAAGACCAAAGAACGGAGGagggcgagaccgagtcaagactgaGATCTGGAGGGGGACAAGGGTTCCGCGCCGAGTCAAGACTGAGATCTGGAGGGGGACAAGGGTTCCGCGACGAGTCAAGACTGAGATCTGGAGGGGGACAAGAGTTCCGCGACGAGTCAAGACTGAGATCTGGAGGGGCACAAGGGTTCCGCAACGAGTCAAGACTGAGATCTGGAGGGGGACAAGGGTTCCGCGACGAGTCAAGACTGAGATCTGGAGGGGGACAAGGGTTCCGCGACGAGTCAAGACTGAGATCTGGAGGGGGACAAGGGTTCCGCAACGAGTCAAGACTGAGATCTGGAGGGGGACAAGGGTTCCGCGACGAGTCAAGACTGAGATCTGGAGGGGGACAAGGGTTCCGCGACGAGTCAAGACTGAGATCTGGAGGGGGACAAGGGTTCCGCgacgagtcaagaccgagaccagaaaaATGTCCAATTCAAGACTATGTTGTAATTTTGACAAATCATCACCATAATAAGAGTTCAAAATTAGTATTATAAcaaaggaacattagataaaccctttcaaactttttcagctagttggccgtcaaaattgcactgataaacaatGGGGAGTTGTACCCTCCTAGTCCTTTTGCAgattgcctgccaatgcatgcttgtcccaaccaagcactcaagctaactggctaaaattGGCTAGCTTGCGAGCTAGctccttccagacacaaatgagagaacacctcactctgaccatttttctcgctgtagcagagctggttaggctgtttacatgttatctagagtgTTATGTAGTCTAGTTATTGAATATCTATGACTTCCCCCCCTATATTTACTGACGCTGGTCATATTCAGCAGGTGTTTCGGATTTTTCAAATTCATTAGTTGTTTTGCACTCGGAcctgagtgctctgaaatcggagaaTATAGGTAGTGTGAATTTGCGACACAAAAGATATGCTAACTGTATAACAGTCGTTCAAGTTCTTGCTAGATAACCAAATGAaacctgcatctctagctgtgtatagcCACCCCAAAAAAATATATGAGGGGAAAAAGTCAGTCACACCCACTCTTCCAATGGCATGACAttctcctagcagctagctagctagctagttatctagctaacattaggctctgtgtttttagcttgctacataaatatATAAGCTAGCCcattagccacgttatgactgaattgggatcattgcccttgctaggttgattgtattgacattcccagccttggTTACATTCGTCTGTTTTTGTccagaatattgagtcattgaaactgaaacagtgcatcttGAATGGAGCAAACACTGTACCAGgacagctgtgatttacaacctgatagcaggGTTtgttggactaccaagaaatgtattagtGAATTATATTATTCATGTATTGAACTGCATCTATCtgttctgccaacaatgccttactgTACGTCATGGAACGTTGAGTCAAATCGAACCTATTTTTAAAATGTCTTCTAAAGTTGGTTTTACAGCATAAACCAGGAATTGtatatttttgactgatattctgattgtctgtttgtttcatatctgcagagtagttaaaacgctgtcagtGCCACGTTAAACTTTAGGTCACTGGTTACTTTGTGTGCTAAACGTGAAGTGTTTTTTGAATGGGAAGTAATAGTTGTACATGTCGATTGGGAAATGTTTAATGGTTGAGTTTTTGCATTGTTATGATTGGGACCTACTGGCTTATTATGTCCTAGTTTATGGACTGCTTATCCTTTAACATCAtgttgtgtgtgactgctgtctttccatcagcccCATGCagaggtgtagtggtgatttaacatcatgttgtgtgtgactgctgtctttccatcagccctatacagtggtgtagtggtgatttaacatcatgttgtgtgtgactgctgtctttccatcagcccCATGCagaggtgtagtggtgatttaacatcatgttgtgtgtgactgctgtctttccatcagccctatgcagtggtgtagtggtgatttaacatcatgttgtgtgtgactgctgtctttccatcagccccatgcagtggtgtagtggtgatttaacaTCACGCTgtctgtgactgctgtctttccatcagccctatgcagtggtgtagtggtgatttaacatcatgttgtgtgtgactgctgtctttccatcagccctatgcagtggtgtagtggtgatttaacaTCACGCTgtctgtgactgctgtctttccatcagccctatgcagtggtgtagtggtgatttaacatcatgttgtgtgtgactgctgtctttccatcagccccatgcagtggtgtagtggtgatttaacaTCACGCTgtctgtgactgctgtctttccatcagccctatgcagtggtgtagtggtgatttaacatcatgttgtgtgtgactgctgtctttccatcagccccatgcagtggtgtagtggtgatttaacaTCACGCTgtctgtgactgctgtctttccatcagccctatgcagtggtgtagtggtgatttaacatcatgttgtgtgtgactgctgtctttccttCAGCcccatgcagtggtgtagtggtgatttaacatcatgttgtgtgtgactgctgtctttccatcagccctatgcagtggtgtagtggtgatttaacatcatgctgtgtgtgactgctgtctttctatcggccctatgcagtggtgtagtggtgatttaacatcatgttgtgtgtgactgctgtctttccatcagccccatgcagtggtgtagtggtgatttaacaTCACGCTgtctgtgactgctgtctttccatcagccctatgcagtggtgtagtggtgatttaacatcatgttgtgtgtgactgctgtctttccatcagccccatgcagtggtgtagtggtgatttaacaTCACGCTgtctgtgactgctgtctttccatcagccccatgcagtggtgtagtggtgatttaacatcatgttgtgtgtgactgctgtctttccatcagccctatacagtggtgtagtggtgatttaacatcatgttgtgtgtgactgctgtctttccatcagccccatgcagtggtgtagtggtgatttaacaTCACGCTgtctgtgactgctgtctttccatcagccctatgcagtggtgtagtggtgatttaacatcatgttgtgtgtgactgctgtctttccatcagccccatgcagtggtgtagtggtgatttaacatcatgctgtgtgtgactgctgtctttccatcagccccatgcagtggtgtagtggtgatttaacatcatgctgtgtgtgactgctgtctttccatcagccccatgcagtggtgtagtggtgatttaacatcatgttgtgtgtgactgctgtctttccatcagcccCATGCAGAGGTGAAGTGTTGCTTGGAGAACTGGGTATACTCTAAATTTGCCAAAAAGTTCGGCCCTCCAGCGAAGGAAAGGCACCCTGTGTGAAAAATCCTATGTTTTagtattttatttacatttaatGAGTTTTCCTGAAGATTTTTCAAATTGTcactctcaaaatcacactttttttaacagaaaaatgaagaaaaaaatgtGATAGTCTAAATACACAACAATGTTTAAACTCCATCAATCTGATTGGGTGAGCCTGTCAGGGCCTGGCTCCCTAGCGGGTGGGCCTCTGTCCACCCAGGCCGGTCCATGCCCTGATGCAAACAGCACATGATGAAAATTGTGCATCACAAATAGCCTGCCAACCAACAATTTTTcaatacctggtttgcatacccattgttgcCTTAGTTAGCATATACTGGTAGATATCATCTGTTGAAACGTCTGTCCTACCCTACCAGGTACCgatgtcattcttctgtgagctgctccatgccaaaaccagtTGAGAGATGCACGCTCTTGCTGCCTGCAAATTGTATTCCACATAAACTAGGCTGTGTGTGCAGCACGCCTGTGAATATATTTCACGTCCTTTGTGATTGTGTAGGCTTCTTTGTGCAGgatttctctattgtactacatAATTGATACGTTGTATCAgtagggattaagaagtgagtatatgCTTATACCTGCATTTACCCTCCagtacaccactggccctttgtgttttacaaaaagtgCACTCTCCTACATGAGAGCTCTGGTATTACAGTTGCTGTCCTGTCAGAATCACAAACCTgccacacactgaaggcctataggttcaccactacGCAAACATGTCTATTATAGATATAAAGGCTGTTAAAGATATTCATGTTTCAAGGAAGgagtgtatatatttggcctggTGAAGTGGTTTTATgcactgactgaatggaagctgataatTAGGAGTTTTTTACTCCGCTGGTCTCAGCTGGTCTCTGGAAGAAATGATGAGTACAAATGTATCCGGCACCAAGACAAGACCAAGACACTCAATATGTGGTAAAATATTGCCTGTGACcatttttccctctcctctcctctcctcccctctcctctcctcccctctcctctcctctcctctcctctcctctcctctcctctcctctcctctcctctcctctcaaccttccttccctccctccctccctccctccctcctcccttccccctttcaacctcatccttcgctccctccctccatccatttcTCCCCATATCCTTcacctcctccaccctccacctgcTGAGTTGCAAGGTGGCACTTGCGGGTCTGTTAGTTAGCCCGATTAAATAATAATATACGGCGCCACAACAAAACCAGGGAACAATGACAGTGCACCGTCACGGCCTTGCTGAGTCGTTGAGGCTCCCGCTGGCCCAGATAAACAGTCCAAGgacaccaccctctctctccctctgtattgtCCTCCCCCTCTTgattcttcctcctctcctcacacctTCACTCTTTCTTTTATTTTCCTGTTACGCTCGTCGATgaaaggatcggaccaaggtgcagcgtcgtaggcgtacatctttcttttattgatggcaccgaaaaaacaacaaatacaaaacgAACCGCACAGTTCtgtaggtgtcacgccctggccttggttatctttgttttctgtaatattttggttaggtcagggtgtgacctttgtgtatagttgtctcgtctggggtggttgtattgtattaggtgggtaattctgtcacgatccgCTTGAGgtgaaagagtggaccaaggcgcagcgtgatataaatacatcctCATTAATACATCCTCATTAACCTTTATTAATGaggaagatgaacacgaaacgaaatacttacaaactaaacaaaacaacaaacgaccgtgaagctacaaaccgaaagtgcacacacaagctactaacgtttagacatagacaattacccaccataccaggaccaagcagcgtaaatCAAGGCAGCAGCAGCGACTGCACGATTAtaggaattgggaggaaattctggacagcggaggaccctgggcacaaccgggagaatatcgccgccccaaagctgagctggaggcagcgaaagcagagagacgacggtatgaggaggcagcacggaagcaggagaaggatctgggctatacaacctgggaggagatcgacaggtgggcgatcgatccaaggagagtgccggagcccgcctgggattcgatggagcaatgagcggagggataccggcgaatggaggcagcacgacgaaacGGTAAGAAGCCTGTAAATCAAGcccaaaatgtcttggggggggagggggctaaagggtagtgtggcgaagtcaggtaggagacctgcgccaacttcctgatcttaccgtggagagcgagagtacgggcaggcactgtgttatgcggtagagcgcacggtgtctcctgtatgtgtgcatagcccggttcggtacattccagctccacgtatcggccgggctagattgagcattgagccaggtgccatgaagccggctcaacgcgtctggtctccagtgcgtctcctcgggccggcatacatggcaccagccttacgcatggtgtccccggttcgccaacacagcccagtgcgggttattccacctccccgcactggtcgggctacggggagcattcaaccaggtaaggttaggcaggctcagtgctcaagggagccagtacgcctgcacggtccggtatatccggcaccacctccccgccccagcccagtaccaccagtgcctacaccacgcaccaggcttcctgtgcgtctccagagccctgttcctcctccacgcactagccctgtggtgcgtgtctccagcccggtaccaccagttccggcaccacgcaccaagcctcctgtgcgtctccagagccctgttccccctccacgcactagccctttggtgcgtgtctccagcccggtaccaccagttccggtaccacgcaccaagcctcctgtgcgtctccagagtcctgtgcgtcctgttcctcctccccgcactagccttaaagtgcgtgtccttagcccggtacctcgagttccggtaccacgcaccaggcctactgtgcgcctcagccggccagagtctgccatctgcccagtgccACCtgcactgtccgtctgcccagagccgtcagagctgcccgtctgccccgagccgtcagagctgcccgtctgtcccgagccgtcagagctgcccgtctgtcccgagccgtcagagctgcccgtttgtcccgagccgtcagagctgcccgtctgttccgagccgctagagccgcccgacagtcaggagcagccagagccgtccgccagacaggagcagccagagccgtctgccagacaggagcagccagagccgtccgccagacaggagcagccagagccgtccgctagataggagcagccagagccgtccgccagacaggatcagccagagccgtccgccagccatgaccagccagagtcgtccatcagccatgaccagccagagccgtccgccagacatgaccagccagagccgtcagccagccaggatctgccagagccgccagcca contains the following coding sequences:
- the LOC129833672 gene encoding probable G-protein coupled receptor 139; this encodes MHALSSLPTYFLSQLSSSSLPPPLSLCYTHISPLIFPSVSSVSQHLSLSHRHLQPLLPSLSPSLFFSLSLRHAQTLAQPQLQHIPHTHADWHPRTEHPLSLSLSLSPSLPPSLPPTLSLSLSLSLPFSVSVLLSGSVRVCVFLGFPDSEPSSHTPEHLRTRTRRKRRAMEHSHIFTLLSPPNSSAWSTGQQPADTPQGCPLGPLPVIYYSALLCLGLPANILTVIILSQLVLRRQKSSYNYLLALAAADILVLLLIVFVDFILEDFILGAPLPPSLNKAVQVLEFSSIHTSIWITVPLTVDRYIAVCHPLKYHSVSYPARTRRVIMGVYMGCLVSAAPYYWWPELWHGLPGGGTGSGGRGSSSSAAQHVLVWVHCATVYLLPCSVFFSLNAMIVRKLQRRRSCFRLRGYSTGKTTAILLAITSVFAVLWAPRTVVILYHLYTAPPASPGPARLLHLLTDVANMLALLNTGVNFFLYCFISKRFRTMAATVLRTLFRCRKQPPPFYAGHNFSITSSPWISPANSHCIKMLVYQYDKNGKPICISS